A genomic region of Bubalus kerabau isolate K-KA32 ecotype Philippines breed swamp buffalo chromosome 10, PCC_UOA_SB_1v2, whole genome shotgun sequence contains the following coding sequences:
- the EMC4 gene encoding ER membrane protein complex subunit 4 isoform X2 has translation MTAQGSLVANRGRRFKWAIELSGPGGGSRGRSDRGGGQGDSLYPVGYLDKQVPDTSVQETDRILVEKRCWDIALGPLKQIPMNLFIMYMAGNTISIFPTMMVCMMAWRPIQALMAISAKDGVQWRRTAFVNLRKKHLVPIYLDSLCPVAPSQLIDP, from the exons ATGACTGcgcaagggagcctggtggctaacCGAGGCCGGCGCTTCAAGTGGGCGATTGAGCTGAGCGGACCTGGAGGAGGCAGCAG GGGTCGAAGTGACCGGGGCGGTGGCCAGGGAGACTCGCTGTACCCAGTTGGTTACTTGGACAAGCAAGTGCCTGATACCAGCGTTCAAGAGACAGACCGGATCCTAGTGGAGAAG CGCTGCTGGGACATTGCCTTGGGTCCCCTGAAACAGATTCCTATGAACCTCTTCATCATGTACATGGCAGGCAATACTATCTCCATCTTCCCTACTATGATGGTGTGTATGATGGCTTGGcgacccattcaggcacttatgGCCATTTCAGCCA AGGATGGAGTTCAGTGGAGGAGGACTGCTTTTGTGAACTTAAGAAAGAAGCACCTGGTACCTATATATCTGGATTCTTTATGCCCAGTGGCTCCTTCTCAGCTTATTGACCCTTAA
- the EMC4 gene encoding ER membrane protein complex subunit 4 isoform X1, which produces MTAQGSLVANRGRRFKWAIELSGPGGGSRGRSDRGGGQGDSLYPVGYLDKQVPDTSVQETDRILVEKRCWDIALGPLKQIPMNLFIMYMAGNTISIFPTMMVCMMAWRPIQALMAISATFKMLESSSQKFLQGLVYLIGNLMGLALAVYKCQSMGLLPTHASDWLAFIEPPERMEFSGGGLLL; this is translated from the exons ATGACTGcgcaagggagcctggtggctaacCGAGGCCGGCGCTTCAAGTGGGCGATTGAGCTGAGCGGACCTGGAGGAGGCAGCAG GGGTCGAAGTGACCGGGGCGGTGGCCAGGGAGACTCGCTGTACCCAGTTGGTTACTTGGACAAGCAAGTGCCTGATACCAGCGTTCAAGAGACAGACCGGATCCTAGTGGAGAAG CGCTGCTGGGACATTGCCTTGGGTCCCCTGAAACAGATTCCTATGAACCTCTTCATCATGTACATGGCAGGCAATACTATCTCCATCTTCCCTACTATGATGGTGTGTATGATGGCTTGGcgacccattcaggcacttatgGCCATTTCAGCCA CTTTCAAGATGCTAGAAAGTTCAAGCCAGAAGTTTCTTCAGGGTTTGGTGTATCTCATTGGGAACCTTATGGGTTTGGCATTGGCTGTTTATAAGTGCCAGTCAATGGGACTGTTGCCTACACATGCATCAGATTGGTTAGCCTTCATTGAACCCCCTGAG AGGATGGAGTTCAGTGGAGGAGGACTGCTTTTGTGA
- the EMC4 gene encoding ER membrane protein complex subunit 4 isoform X3 — translation MNLFIMYMAGNTISIFPTMMVCMMAWRPIQALMAISATFKMLESSSQKFLQGLVYLIGNLMGLALAVYKCQSMGLLPTHASDWLAFIEPPERMEFSGGGLLL, via the exons ATGAACCTCTTCATCATGTACATGGCAGGCAATACTATCTCCATCTTCCCTACTATGATGGTGTGTATGATGGCTTGGcgacccattcaggcacttatgGCCATTTCAGCCA CTTTCAAGATGCTAGAAAGTTCAAGCCAGAAGTTTCTTCAGGGTTTGGTGTATCTCATTGGGAACCTTATGGGTTTGGCATTGGCTGTTTATAAGTGCCAGTCAATGGGACTGTTGCCTACACATGCATCAGATTGGTTAGCCTTCATTGAACCCCCTGAG AGGATGGAGTTCAGTGGAGGAGGACTGCTTTTGTGA